A single region of the Bacteroidota bacterium genome encodes:
- a CDS encoding NAD(P)H-hydrate dehydratase: MMQPVLTTAQSKGVDKHLIEEIGIPSLVLMENAAGGAVAAIEDWLAGASEIAVVCGTGNNGGDGLAIARLLTEREHNVTIFLAGTPEKLSPDARVQYDALSKLIDPDEVYSFETAEEIFDIVDGPDIVIDALLGTGSKGEPREAIAEGIRAINTFRSSSGAKVLAIDIPTGLDSDSGAASENVVIADRTVTMAAPKLGFYHGNARAYTGDIHIAPLGGSLPSAEGDRAFLVTAADLSIPPVAITSSKITRGRVLAICGSRGMTGAGIMSGGAALRSGCGMVTVALPESERRIVAQAVPELLTVGIAELDGDPAPGAWFDLQDHLERVDVVLIGCGLKPAPHTTEFVLKVIADVDKPMVIDGGALGALATNLGVLNSRKSPTILTPHVGELAKLVGRPWPEVERERIAVARVLVEKYGVIVVAKGAPAEYTVTPDRTCYINSSGNPGLATAGTGDVLAGMIASFLAQGFEASRAATTATYLHGLAGDFAATESTQHCMTATDVIAFLPQAFKSIGAK, encoded by the coding sequence ATGATGCAACCTGTTCTCACCACTGCGCAATCGAAAGGCGTCGATAAGCATTTAATCGAAGAGATCGGCATTCCATCCCTTGTGCTGATGGAGAATGCCGCGGGTGGCGCGGTGGCTGCAATCGAGGATTGGCTTGCTGGCGCCTCCGAAATTGCAGTTGTTTGCGGCACCGGCAACAATGGTGGTGATGGACTCGCGATTGCGCGGTTGCTGACGGAGCGTGAGCATAATGTGACTATCTTCTTGGCCGGAACGCCGGAGAAGCTTTCGCCGGATGCGAGAGTGCAGTATGATGCGCTCTCAAAGTTGATCGATCCCGATGAGGTATATTCCTTCGAAACGGCTGAAGAAATCTTCGATATCGTCGATGGTCCAGACATCGTCATCGATGCGCTACTCGGCACCGGCTCGAAGGGAGAGCCACGAGAGGCGATTGCCGAGGGGATTCGGGCAATCAACACGTTCCGGTCTTCCAGTGGCGCAAAAGTCCTCGCCATCGACATTCCGACCGGCCTCGATAGCGATAGCGGAGCAGCATCCGAGAATGTTGTTATCGCCGATCGCACGGTTACGATGGCAGCGCCAAAGCTTGGATTTTATCACGGGAATGCGCGGGCGTATACTGGCGATATTCATATTGCCCCGCTAGGTGGTTCGCTTCCGTCCGCCGAAGGGGATCGTGCCTTCCTGGTGACGGCCGCGGATCTTTCAATTCCTCCCGTTGCGATTACTTCCTCCAAGATCACACGAGGTCGGGTGTTGGCTATTTGCGGCTCGCGCGGAATGACGGGAGCGGGCATTATGTCAGGCGGGGCAGCTCTGCGATCGGGATGCGGGATGGTTACGGTTGCATTGCCGGAATCGGAGCGCAGAATCGTCGCGCAAGCGGTGCCGGAATTGCTCACTGTCGGTATCGCAGAACTCGATGGTGATCCGGCGCCGGGTGCGTGGTTTGATTTGCAGGATCATCTCGAACGAGTGGATGTGGTACTCATCGGCTGCGGCCTAAAGCCTGCGCCACACACCACGGAATTCGTACTCAAGGTAATTGCGGATGTGGACAAGCCAATGGTAATCGATGGCGGCGCGCTCGGTGCGTTGGCAACGAATCTGGGAGTGCTGAATTCGCGGAAGAGTCCTACGATCCTGACTCCGCATGTCGGCGAGTTGGCGAAACTCGTTGGGAGACCATGGCCGGAAGTCGAGCGCGAGCGGATTGCTGTTGCACGAGTTCTAGTGGAGAAGTATGGTGTTATTGTGGTGGCGAAGGGCGCACCGGCTGAATACACGGTCACGCCGGATCGAACCTGCTATATCAACTCGTCCGGAAATCCCGGACTTGCCACGGCAGGCACGGGCGATGTGCTGGCCGGGATGATCGCGAGCTTTCTCGCGCAGGGATTCGAAGCATCGCGCGCTGCGACAACTGCGACTTATTTGCATGGACTTGCAGGCGACTTTGCCGCAACAGAAAGCACACAACATTGCATGACGGCCACGGATGTGATTGCATTCTTGCCGCAGGCATTTAAATCGATCGGGGCAAAATAA
- a CDS encoding heme exporter protein CcmB — MASWQGVLRKDLRIEFRTRYGVSAVVMFLLITVAVILYSTPGEQLQPSIISALLWIALFFGAMTGLARSFVSEEERGTALLLRLYASGDSVMIGKLIYNLGLMLMLAVSAVVFFLFFFARDFNVRDWGIFWLQLVLGAAGVAAVSTILSALISRASQKGALLPILALPVLMPLVIATTDATRIAIEVPNAWVGARGDILILLSFDVAMMLVSYVLFDVIWKD; from the coding sequence ATGGCATCGTGGCAAGGCGTTCTCCGAAAAGACCTGCGTATCGAGTTTCGGACTCGGTATGGCGTGAGTGCCGTCGTGATGTTTCTGCTCATCACGGTTGCTGTGATTCTGTATTCGACGCCAGGTGAGCAGTTGCAGCCCAGTATCATCAGTGCGCTGCTTTGGATCGCATTGTTCTTCGGTGCCATGACTGGTCTGGCCCGGTCGTTCGTCTCTGAAGAGGAACGGGGAACGGCACTCCTCCTTAGGCTTTACGCATCTGGTGATAGCGTAATGATCGGCAAGCTCATTTACAATCTGGGTCTGATGCTAATGCTTGCCGTTTCCGCTGTTGTGTTCTTTCTGTTCTTTTTTGCTCGCGATTTCAATGTGCGTGACTGGGGAATATTCTGGCTCCAACTTGTGCTCGGTGCTGCCGGCGTTGCCGCAGTCTCGACGATTCTATCGGCCTTGATTAGCCGCGCCTCGCAAAAGGGGGCATTGCTGCCGATTCTCGCATTGCCCGTGCTGATGCCGCTTGTTATCGCTACGACAGATGCCACCCGAATCGCGATCGAAGTGCCGAATGCCTGGGTTGGAGCGCGCGGAGACATTTTGATACTCCTTTCGTTTGATGTCGCAATGATGTTGGTCAGCTATGTGCTGTTCGACGTGATTTGGAAGGATTAG
- the ccsA gene encoding cytochrome c biogenesis protein CcsA: MRLFRSNLFLWCLGIALAIQVYIAFETPIGGSFSDATTLAMNGVQDVTPVRATLVSTDSAGALFKDLYGEPGRVHASNGAYGAYKAGDVLVISVAYNLSAKSFNLVEIIRANPMMTFPMIQGLGELGRNMLFHVPMAMVAFIAFLVGTIYSILFLIKKDFEYDRHARAASAAGLLFTILATVTGSIWARFSWGTFWNWDPRETSIFILLLIYAAYFMLRSLLEESEDKKARIAAVYNIIAFVSVPFLMFVVPRITQSLHPGGGGTEAPVINLSGQTHTDRTLLDMHWISVVLFLFVFFWIKDMYTRILRLEAKRAEDA; this comes from the coding sequence ATGAGACTTTTTCGGTCGAATCTATTTTTGTGGTGCTTAGGCATTGCCCTGGCGATTCAGGTGTATATCGCATTCGAGACACCGATCGGCGGTAGCTTTTCGGACGCGACGACGCTCGCAATGAACGGCGTGCAGGACGTGACGCCGGTCCGGGCCACGTTGGTGTCTACGGATTCCGCGGGAGCGCTCTTCAAAGATCTGTACGGGGAGCCGGGGCGCGTGCATGCGTCCAACGGGGCGTATGGGGCATACAAGGCTGGCGATGTGCTGGTAATCAGTGTTGCCTACAATCTTTCGGCGAAGTCCTTCAATCTTGTGGAGATCATCCGCGCCAATCCGATGATGACGTTTCCGATGATCCAGGGACTTGGCGAGTTGGGACGCAACATGCTGTTCCACGTCCCGATGGCGATGGTCGCCTTTATTGCGTTTTTGGTCGGGACGATCTACTCGATCCTTTTCCTTATCAAGAAGGATTTCGAATACGACCGTCATGCGCGGGCTGCCTCTGCCGCCGGATTGTTGTTTACGATCCTTGCGACGGTGACTGGCTCAATCTGGGCCCGGTTTAGCTGGGGGACCTTCTGGAATTGGGATCCTCGTGAGACATCGATCTTCATTCTGCTGCTTATCTATGCGGCCTATTTCATGCTGCGGTCTCTGCTCGAAGAGAGCGAGGACAAGAAGGCCCGCATTGCGGCGGTCTATAATATCATCGCATTCGTGAGCGTGCCGTTCCTTATGTTCGTTGTGCCGCGCATTACGCAAAGTCTCCATCCCGGCGGGGGCGGCACGGAGGCGCCGGTCATCAATCTTTCAGGACAAACGCATACCGATCGCACACTGCTGGATATGCACTGGATTTCGGTGGTGCTGTTTCTCTTCGTGTTTTTCTGGATCAAAGATATGTACACCCGCATTCTCCGGCTCGAAGCAAAACGAGCCGAGGACGCGTAA
- a CDS encoding CcmD family protein, with translation MDFLEHHALYVVGIISAVIWLGLFLFMFSTERRLRKLEADQK, from the coding sequence ATGGACTTTCTCGAACATCATGCGCTTTACGTCGTCGGCATCATTTCGGCGGTGATCTGGCTCGGGCTGTTTCTCTTCATGTTTAGTACAGAGCGAAGACTTCGCAAGCTGGAAGCTGACCAAAAATAG
- a CDS encoding cytochrome c maturation protein CcmE translates to MKTKHIIALVIAVAFIAVAAFALVDNKIDYSDFDKATSDGRRAQVSGTYDKDKGSQYDIKSNTFTFFMKDHAGREMQVKYAGVRPNNFELAPAVVCVGKVENGVFEASDIQTKCPSRYEGSGKMQNPSS, encoded by the coding sequence ATGAAAACTAAGCACATTATTGCACTCGTCATTGCGGTTGCGTTTATCGCGGTCGCGGCGTTCGCTCTCGTCGATAACAAGATCGACTATTCCGATTTCGATAAAGCCACTTCCGATGGTCGTCGAGCGCAGGTCTCCGGGACATACGATAAGGACAAAGGCTCGCAGTACGACATCAAGTCGAACACGTTCACCTTTTTTATGAAGGACCATGCGGGCCGCGAGATGCAGGTGAAGTATGCGGGCGTTCGTCCTAACAATTTCGAGCTTGCTCCGGCCGTTGTCTGCGTCGGAAAGGTCGAGAACGGTGTGTTCGAAGCATCGGACATCCAGACGAAGTGCCCTTCGCGCTACGAAGGTTCTGGCAAGATGCAAAATCCCTCTTCGTAA
- the ccsA gene encoding cytochrome c biogenesis protein CcsA, which yields MLGNIALALTFTASLAGMVLYALAARGRTEYLVAARRMTQLALLGMFVACATLLYHIFSYHFEYNYVYEHASRKLSKFLLFSTFYASQEGSFMLWGLWTAIIAVFLLEYARRQRYEAQVMAIYLSVLVFISLMLLTKSPFETIYAAHPGEAVKGFIPPDGKGLNPSLENLWIVIHPPMLFLGFSLLAVPFAFALAGLLRRDYQGWVVTSIPWTLGAAMVLGFGIMLGGFWAYETLGWGGFWGWDPVENASLLPWLVTVAAVHTMLTQRRTGGLIKTNIGMTLLAYALVLYGSFMTRSGVLGEASVHSFADPGNLAFTLLVCAMGLFILVPLAIFLWRWREMSGFGQNYQILSRETSLSLASAVLGASALVVFIGTSAPLLKKKVDPDFYTNLHIPLIVVLLVINGLSLLLKWRQSNGNEVLKKSITALVATGVITLGIIWMGVRDLRFIAIIAAAFFALSVNIQVGWKVLRGHWNLAFDRNAPTKQDYLRRVGTALGITLAIGLVTLLVSSAGDYNLFGGLILQGWPYFTILFAALLVVFVLAGYPAITVDTKFLGAYVAHIGIAVFVLGVVASAGYTDREIIRLPIKKPVVAFGGKYTLTFRGVENAPNEHTYWLVDIADKHGYVGTAKPLTFWTDFNQHSQPILNPGIVKFASRDLYFTLNSAESEGGTPRDTLGKMQEVSQFGDSLRIKFLSFEFPQSERTKMMAQQPFRVKADIVANGDTLTLGVTRNPATEEASEEDVIVPGTSYHVQLDQLMPDMKDPSKSRVVLRVFDDKNPPPPPTEVITVEAFMKPYINLVWAGILTLVVGFGFSTLRRRREAIVAIERAERAYEKLLAEKHGMSPDSPAVPGAIRDSRPQLKIKRQV from the coding sequence ATGCTTGGTAACATTGCACTTGCCTTGACCTTCACTGCCTCGTTGGCAGGGATGGTCCTTTACGCGCTGGCAGCGCGGGGACGAACGGAATATCTTGTCGCCGCTCGGCGCATGACCCAGCTGGCATTGCTCGGCATGTTTGTCGCCTGCGCGACGCTGTTGTACCATATCTTCAGCTATCACTTCGAATATAATTACGTCTACGAGCATGCCTCGCGCAAACTGAGCAAATTCCTCCTGTTCTCGACTTTCTACGCGAGTCAGGAAGGGAGCTTTATGCTCTGGGGACTCTGGACGGCGATCATTGCAGTGTTCTTGCTCGAATACGCTCGCCGGCAACGCTATGAAGCGCAAGTCATGGCGATCTATCTTTCGGTCCTCGTCTTTATTTCGCTGATGCTGCTGACGAAGAGTCCATTCGAGACGATCTATGCAGCACATCCGGGCGAGGCCGTCAAGGGCTTTATTCCTCCGGATGGCAAAGGACTGAATCCATCGCTGGAGAACCTTTGGATTGTGATCCATCCACCGATGTTGTTCCTTGGGTTTTCGCTGTTGGCCGTCCCCTTTGCATTTGCTCTGGCCGGTTTGCTGCGGCGAGATTATCAGGGATGGGTGGTCACCTCGATTCCGTGGACGCTCGGGGCAGCAATGGTCCTTGGCTTTGGAATTATGCTCGGTGGATTCTGGGCTTATGAGACGCTCGGATGGGGCGGCTTCTGGGGATGGGACCCGGTCGAGAATGCAAGTCTGCTGCCATGGCTTGTCACGGTAGCTGCCGTACACACAATGTTGACTCAGCGGCGGACAGGCGGGCTGATCAAAACGAATATCGGGATGACGCTGCTGGCGTATGCCCTCGTACTCTATGGCTCGTTTATGACGCGCTCCGGTGTGCTTGGTGAGGCGTCGGTCCATTCATTTGCCGATCCGGGCAATCTGGCATTCACGCTGCTGGTCTGTGCCATGGGCCTCTTTATTCTTGTGCCGCTTGCCATTTTTCTTTGGCGCTGGCGCGAGATGTCGGGTTTTGGACAGAACTACCAAATCCTGTCTCGCGAAACCAGCCTTTCGTTGGCTTCAGCGGTCCTTGGCGCAAGCGCGCTCGTTGTGTTCATCGGCACAAGCGCTCCGCTGCTGAAGAAGAAAGTCGATCCTGATTTTTATACCAACCTGCATATTCCGCTGATCGTCGTATTGCTCGTAATCAACGGTCTATCGCTTTTGCTGAAATGGCGTCAGTCCAATGGCAATGAGGTATTGAAAAAGTCGATTACCGCACTCGTGGCGACCGGCGTAATCACGCTGGGCATCATTTGGATGGGTGTCCGCGACCTGCGCTTTATTGCGATCATTGCGGCGGCATTCTTCGCGCTCTCGGTCAATATTCAAGTAGGGTGGAAGGTGTTACGCGGCCACTGGAATCTTGCGTTCGACCGCAATGCGCCAACCAAACAAGATTATCTTCGTCGGGTGGGGACTGCTCTCGGCATCACATTGGCCATTGGGCTTGTGACACTGCTGGTGAGCTCGGCTGGTGACTATAACTTGTTCGGCGGCCTGATCCTTCAAGGCTGGCCGTATTTCACGATCCTGTTTGCAGCATTGCTTGTCGTATTCGTACTGGCAGGGTATCCGGCCATTACGGTTGACACAAAATTCCTGGGTGCGTACGTCGCTCATATTGGCATCGCCGTGTTTGTGCTCGGTGTGGTAGCATCTGCCGGATATACCGATCGTGAAATCATTCGGCTGCCAATCAAGAAGCCAGTTGTCGCCTTCGGTGGAAAGTATACGTTGACGTTTCGCGGTGTCGAGAACGCTCCGAACGAGCATACCTACTGGCTCGTCGACATCGCCGATAAGCATGGCTATGTCGGTACGGCCAAACCGCTTACGTTTTGGACGGACTTCAATCAGCATTCGCAGCCGATCCTGAATCCTGGCATCGTGAAATTTGCGTCGCGAGATCTCTATTTCACGCTCAACTCGGCGGAGAGCGAAGGCGGCACGCCCCGTGATACGCTCGGGAAAATGCAGGAGGTTTCCCAATTCGGCGATTCGCTTCGGATCAAGTTTTTGAGTTTCGAATTTCCGCAGTCCGAACGGACGAAGATGATGGCTCAGCAACCGTTTCGTGTGAAGGCGGATATTGTTGCCAATGGGGATACGCTAACACTTGGTGTCACGCGAAATCCGGCTACTGAGGAAGCCAGTGAAGAAGATGTGATCGTACCCGGTACGAGCTATCACGTACAGCTCGACCAACTGATGCCGGACATGAAGGATCCATCGAAATCGCGAGTCGTGCTGCGGGTCTTCGACGACAAGAACCCGCCGCCGCCTCCGACCGAGGTCATTACCGTCGAAGCATTTATGAAGCCATACATCAACCTGGTGTGGGCGGGTATTCTCACGTTGGTGGTCGGATTTGGATTCTCGACACTTCGCCGGCGGCGGGAGGCGATCGTTGCCATCGAACGTGCCGAGCGGGCGTATGAGAAGTTGCTCGCGGAGAAACACGGAATGAGTCCGGATTCTCCGGCAGTGCCTGGTGCCATTCGCGATTCCAGACCGCAGTTGAAAATCAAACGCCAAGTGTAA
- a CDS encoding DUF2283 domain-containing protein: MKVTYFDDTDTLLVEFADTPVEDTRDLDANTLGEYDREGNLVAITLEHASKRADIRSFSYSNPAQVAA; this comes from the coding sequence ATGAAAGTTACCTATTTTGATGATACGGATACGCTGCTCGTCGAGTTTGCGGATACGCCCGTAGAGGATACGCGGGATCTCGATGCAAATACCCTCGGAGAATATGACCGCGAGGGCAACCTTGTAGCAATCACATTGGAGCATGCATCGAAACGAGCTGATATCAGAAGTTTTAGTTACTCCAATCCCGCGCAGGTTGCTGCGTAG